In the Quercus lobata isolate SW786 chromosome 5, ValleyOak3.0 Primary Assembly, whole genome shotgun sequence genome, one interval contains:
- the LOC115988721 gene encoding vacuolar protein sorting-associated protein 2 homolog 2, producing the protein MNIFKKKTSPKDALRSSKREMAVATRGIEREISSLQMEEKKLVAEIKKTAKTGNEAATRILARQLVRLRQQITNLQGSRAQIRGVATHTQALYASTSISTGMKGATKAMVAMNKQMAPAKQAKVIKDFQMQSAQMDMTIEMMSESIDETLDKDEAEEETEELTNQVLDEIGVDIASQLSSAPKGRIASRNVQNVATSPPESLDVENLEKRLASLRRI; encoded by the exons ATGAACATCTTCAAGAAGAAAACCTCGCCTAAAG ATGCTCTGCGATCGAGCAAGAGAGAAATGGCTGTTGCCACAAGAG GTATTGAACGGGAGATTTCGTCTCTTCAGATGGAG GAGAAGAAATTGGTGGCAGAAATCAAGAAAACAGCTAAAACTGGAAATGAG GCTGCCACCAGAATCTTAGCTCGTCAACTCGTTCGGCTACGTCAACAGATAACTAATTTGCAAGGGAGTCGTGCCCAAATCAGAGGTGTTGCAACTCATACACAG GCACTGTATGCCAGCACTTCAATTTCTACTGGAATGAAGGGTGCAACTAAAGCAATGGTGGCAATGAACAAG CAAATGGCACCAGCAAAACAAGCTAAGGTGATTAAAGACTTTCAGATGCAGTCAGCACAAATGGACATGACG ATAGAGATGATGTCAGAGTCTATTGATGAAACTTTAGATAAAGATGAGGCTGAGGAGGAAACAGAGGAGCTGACTAACCAG GTGCTTGATGAGATTGGTGTGGATATTGCATCCCAG TTATCTTCAGCTCCAAAAGGCCGGATTGCATCAAGAAATGTTCAAAATGTTGCTACTAG CCCCCCCGAATCTCTTGATGTTGAGAATCTTGAGAAGAGGTTAGCCTCTCTTCGACGCATCTGA